In Cryptomeria japonica chromosome 1, Sugi_1.0, whole genome shotgun sequence, the sequence AACTCCTGTGCTATATGCTTTCATGCATGTATACCatctttcaagagttttgggacatgTTATAATTTGATCTTTATAATGTGGTTAGAGATTTTTCCGACCAGGTCAGTTGCTAAAGTGAATTCTACTTTTATTGCCTTAACCATGACCTAATCAGTTTTCTTCCATGAGAGATTAcagacctataagcttatgcaatactttatataagattatttctaagcttCTAGTAGATAGATTGACTTTTCCTAATAAAAAAGGATTTGTAAAAGGAAGACATATTTTGGATGTTGCTCTCACTATgcataaattaatcaattaaatggaATTAAATATGAAACATAGGATAATGTTAAAACTTGAtatttcaaaagcttatgatagagtctcTTGGCCTTTCTTAATAGAGGTGCTTAAAAAATATGGATTCAAAGGAAGATTTTTGAAAATGTTAATTGAAAGTATATCTACTCCCTCTTATTCTAAGTTGGTCAATGGATCTCCCCATGGATACTTCTTTTGTGATAGAGGCTTGAGATAGGGTGACCCCTGTCCCCTTACCTTTTTCATAATTATTGATGAGTTTTTGGGAAGAAATATTCTGAAATACCTTGATCTCAATTTTTTAAAAGAGGTTAAAGTTGCTTCATCTTTGGCTTTGTCCTCTCATCAATATTTTGTGTATTGTACCATTATTTTTAGTAAGCCTCTATCATTGAAGAAAAGTGATGGAAGGACATATTGAATGACCATGTGGAGGCGTCAAGACAATATATGAATTACAATAAAAGTAAACTTTATCTTTCCAAAGTGGATCCctttatcaaaataaaaataataaatattctttaatgCCAATATGTTGATCTCCCAACCTCACAACTAAACTTACCTCTCATCTCAAAGAAACCAAGAAATAATTATTGGAGTCATATTATTGAAAGAATTTTAAAAAGACCTGATAGGTGGCAAGACAACTTCTTAGCCAGGTGGAGAAACTATAACTTCTTAAGGCTTCTTTGCATAATATTCGAGTATATTGTTTGTCTCTTTTTAATAGTACTATTTTCCTTGCTAATAAAATTGAacaaattcaaattaaatttattGAGATTGAGATGAAGGAAAGGTAAACAATTGCCCTCATGAGTTGGGATAAGGTATGTCAGCCTAAGAAGTATTGTGGTCTTAAGATaagaaatattaaattatttaacaaATCCCTTTTGGCAAAAATTGATTGGAAAATTGTTGAAGGGGCCCAGGACTAGGTAAATATCATATAAGCCAAATATTTAGGTAATGGACATCCTAGTCAATTCCTTTGTGAAACCAATATTCCCAATGGTTTTACTATCTAGAATAAACTATTAGAAGTAAAAAATGTTGTTAGGCAAGGAATAAGGAAGCTTATAGTGAATGGTAAGAAAACTATGTTTTTGGAAGATGTGTGAAAAAACAATATTGATCTTTCTTCAGTTAGTTCCTTAAACCTTTTAATATGACTTTTGGTTAGCTTAAATgggaaatttatttttaaatatgttaAATGGAAAGGGAATCAACCTACTTGGAAATATTCTAGGTAGTGCAGTTGTTGAGTTACAAAAGACTAAGAGAAAGTGAGGAATATAGATGGGAGACTGATTTGAATATTATTTAATAGTAGTTGGGAATTGTTGCTTCTTTATGAAAGACAAAGGAGATGAGTGGATTTAGAAGTACCTCCCTTTGGAAAATTTCTCTACTTAATCTACTAATTCATCTCTTGAAAATGCTCCCCAAGTTTCTTTCAAATGTGGTCAAGTTTGGATTTCCAAACTCACTCCTAAAGTTAATTGTCTCTGGGGAATTGAGGCCAAACATAATATTCTCACTATAGATAATTTGAATAGAATAGATTTTTTATTAATAGTGTTCCTTGTGTTGTGTTGATTCTATAAGAATTGAACATTTACTATTTCATTACACTTATGCATGGGAAGTTTTGTCTATTATTTTTTCATCCCTTACTATGTGTTgggtatttcttggaaatttaagAGAGTTCTTGGAAAACTGGCAACACTGCCTATTTTGTCATCCCATTGTTATGGACTTCTGGAGACAAATTCCCCCATTTGTGTCATGGGGCCTATTGAAGAGAGAAGCAATTGTATCTTCAAGGACCAAGCTAGGAATACAATGGAGCCTTTTATGTCCACCAAAAAAAACATTCAAGAGAACATCAATGTTGCTTTGTATGGGTATTCTAAAAGAATACCAACCTATAAGGAACTTAGGATCAAATAGCAATGAGGAATAAAACATGATTTGACTAAAATAAATTAGTCAAATATCCTAAATAGGAAAATAAGTAGATGGCATCCCCTTGATGAAGGTTGGGTAAAATGTAACTTCTATGGATACTCTAAGTGGAAACCTCCAGTATCTCTCATGTGAGTGGAGTTATTACTAAGAGAAAAGAGAGAATAATGGAAATATTTGGCAATAGTATAGGAAGAGGCTCCAATAATAGGGTTGAAATTGTTGCTACTTGGTGGTGGATAAAAAGGCTAAAAGCATTGAACTTTCAAAAAATTATCTTGGAAGGCAATTCTAAATATATTTTCTCTAGTTTAGATAGAGAAGTTGCTACTTGTTAGGATACTAGAATAATGATGGAAGAAAGTAAGACCTTACTTAGGAGTTTCCTTCATTCcaaagtgcaatttttttttagggAAAACAATAATGCTGTGGTTGAGATGTCCAATGTGTCCCTATATTACAATGAATTGAACTATATGCATTATAGTCAATGTTCTATAAGATTGAAGGAAATACTAAGCAAACAAAGACCACAACTATGTCAATCTacgatttaaaaataaatattttatttatgaaatGGGTTGAACATTATGTTTGTTACCTGAAAATGATCATGAGATTAATGGATTTGATGGTGTTTCATATTGACATGAGTGACAATGAAAGGTATATGGTTGCTAATAAATTTTAAATCCGTAGAACAATAACTTATTTAATGCAAATTCTCTCACTTAGATTTGTGATGATGGCCATATGAGGAAAGGACATGTTGGGAAAGGTGATGTACGTATAATTAAGTCAAATACTCATGTGAATTTTATGAAATGAGTACTATGTTAATAATTTCTCAAAAAAGGAAAGTTCAGGCTAAAATACCTAAAAGTCAGATTTGTGTATTTCTAATGACTCATCCCaattttggttttcaaaattattagataaatttattaattctTAGTCTTAAGGATAGAGTCAAGGAAGAAAACATGGCAAGAGCTATGAAGAGGTTGGAGCCAATGGAAGGGAGACCTTTGGAAGCTCTTTAATGATGTCATTTTGGTTCCCTTCTTCAAAGTCATGTAGGGATACAATTGTATTCTAACCCTAAAATTCTACAATTCATGGTCGAATGGGGAGGTTTCAATAGGGAGCATTAAACTTAAGGTGACCTTGAAGTTAATTTTTGAGGTGATGGGTCTTCACTACAAAGGCTTAAGCATTGTAAAGAAGAGCTTAGGAGAACACACATAGTTCatcaaaaaattctttgaagagcatgaaaaattaagATTACAAAATTGGTATGATAAATCCAGTGTTCCTCATCCCTACATTGTGGTTAGCTTACATGTTCCCCATTTTGAATCATGTTAGGCATAAAGagtttataattttataaatatgccTTTGTATCTTTTCTCCTCTCTATGTAAAAAACACTAAAAATGGGGGCTCCCCTCCTCTGTACCAAGGTCTTGTCCTAGCCCTATATGAGCATGTGTTTGCTATGACTCCATAAGGTAATAGATTGTTAAGCCAAAATGTTAACCCTCTCAAATCCTATAGCTCGgtaaaaattgatttaattaagaGTAAACCCCATTCCCTATGAAAATTTTTTGTCTCTTGGAAGAAAAAAGACAAGCCTAGCAATAACCCCATTGTGTCTACTAAAGAAACAAACCTCCTCAAAGCCACACCCCAAAAAAGGAAAATTCTTTTCTACAAAAATTGGTAACCTAAGGCTAGGACATTAGACCTTAAATCCTCCAAACCCAAAACAATTGTTATTGATATTGAAGACCGTGACCAAGAAAATAGAGAGGAGTACAACATGTAGGGGACTACTAAATAGGATACTAGCATAGGTGAGAGGTGATAATGAAGCATGATCAACTTTCTCTGACGAAGGATCAAGAACCTCAAAAGCATCTATAACCTCatctaaaatttcaaaaaactcCAAAGGTTCACAAACATGGGTTATTTGTTCAAAAGAATGAAGGCGTACTTTGAAATCAGAAAGAGGAGCATGGAGAGATGGTGGAGCATCATGATCACCATGTACCTCCTCAATTTTATTCCAAAGAGCATGACACCGCATGAAATCAACAAGTGACTCCAAAATGTCTTCATCTATGTATATATAAAGGCTTTATCCCTATGACCTTTCCCAATAAGATTCTCCCTAGGTGTGTCCGGAATAGGAATACAATTATACAAAAAAGGCAAGAAATCATGTTCATTAAGATAAGTGATAATAAAATCATGTCATTGTTGATAATTCTCCTCTCCAAAGTAAATGAAAAACACATTTtgacaataaaaattctttacaaTATGAGAGATAATGCCATCACaaatatagattaaaaaaaatagcCTACACgacaaaaactaactaaaaagcCTACTAAAAAACCTGATTTTAGCAAAATACCTGTTGAGGCCGAATGACGATGAACAATAAATTTGGTGGATGAATCATGCCATATCCATGATCAACTCAACTACACACAAGCTTCAACACACACCAACGATCACTCAATCTTCATACACCAACAATTAAGCGATCTCCATGGGTACGTTGCAGCAAGTGCCAAATCACCATACTTATGAGTGCTTTCTCATTCCAAGTGCGGAGGTGCAAGCTTTATAAATTGCTAAGTTCCCCAACACGCAGCCAACATGGGATCCTATCTTGGTAGACTCCCACTCCACAAGATGGAAAGCGCCAATGCAATGGCGCTATAAGCACTCCCTCGCAGAAGGAATTTGTTCCCTACAAAGAGCTTCAACAACCAATGCCCCACATGGGTAATAAATAAGTGCCTGGCCAATGAACACCACTTAGGCGACCGGATCCACAAAATAGAAATGCACTACAGTAAATGCACACCTATCACAATATCAATGTGCTCTGCAAATTTTGGAGAGAACAAACCCGACGGCCAGATCTGATGCGAGTCCGAACAAAGGAGTCGAATCAGAGGCCAATACTATGATTCCAGACTAGATAAGTAATTACTGGCTATACTATgatgatatttttggttgattaaggGGTTTTTTATATGTGCTTATTGGTTAATCTGTAGCTTCTGGCTGTTTCTAGACTATCGGCCATTTCTGTTGGTTGATGCTTTGAACTGCTTCTTTATATTTGTGATTAGGACCCTTTCCCTATTCAATTAATCAAAAACTATCTTTGTAATAAATCTTCTTATAGAAAATATAGTTAGTGTCTATTAAAATCGTTTAGATATATCTATTTGTCTTTATAATAAACCTATTAGCAATTCACATTCTAATATTCAATTACACACATGTTAAATAAATTTTAGTCTTACTGAATGATATctatttattttatgatgatcccatttttAAAATTAGTTCATGGTTGTTGACTTTATTAAGAAATATCTATGTATCTTTATAGCAACTCACATgctaattaaaatatattttaataataatacaaATGAATGGTTATTAATCTAATTGAAGTGTATCTAACTTTCTTTTATAATAAatctttttatattaatattaataattgtctttACAATAAACATATTAGAAAAATTGACATGATAATATATGTTTTATACACACACGTGCACATGCACATAGGCACTGTGTGTATAAatgaataattaatatttttttaaacataTCCCTTTGTCTTTTTAAAAACttgttttataataatattattgaatTGTTATTAGtcttctttacaaatatctacTTGTCTTAATAACAATACTACTAAATGTCTTTATAGTAATTCTTTATATAATATTAACAAATGACTATTTTCTTTGTTGAAAGATATTtaaatcaattatatatatatatatatataaataaaatcatataacatATATGTCCTAACAAGATTTTTAATATCTACTCTCTTATATAGTAAACCTTTTATACTAATATTATTAAATGTCTTTGTAATAAACCTTTATAATATTAGTGAATAAGTATTGACATTTCCAAGAGATATCTGCTTATCTTTATAATAAATCTATTTGAACAACTTGCATGCTCATTACCACATATATATAATTGATACGCTTGTTAAAATATATCTGCTTGTCTTTATAATAAACTCTTTCATGATAAGGGTAATTATTAATTTTGAAGAGAGAACGCAGCCTTCAAATATTGCCCTTTCATCTTCCATATCCTGAACTTCCGAGCTGCTCTTTTGAAGTGAATGTAATGTGTCACTTTGTGATGGTGCATGGATCAGGCTATGGGGCTTGGTGCTGGTATAAAGTTGCAGATCTACTTCTGAAAGCCGGCCACACTGTATCTTCCCTTGACATGGCCGGCGGAGGTATAGATCCTAGAGACGCCGACACCATATCTTCTTTACAAGAGTACAATCAGCCACTCACAGACTTCTTTACAGCTCTTCCTTCAGACGAGAAAGTATGAATTTGTTCAAAGAAAggaaaaaaatcattttaatttgTTTAAGTGATTCATTTTAAATTACATTACTAGATGGGTTTTTCTAGAAAATAAATTTTCAGATGAACCGCCTCCACAAATTAAAACTTAAGCCCATCTGTGTCCATTATATCTTTATTTCCAATAGAATTCAGATCATCAAAACCATGGATGTGAACTAATTTGTAGCTGTGTGTCTGTTAAGGTTGTATTGGTTGGTCACAGCGCTGGTGGATTCAATTTGAGTTTTACCATGGAGCGTTTTCCAGATAGAATTGCTGCTGCTGTCTTTGTTACTGCCTTCATGCCCCTCAGTGGAACAACTTTCTCCGATGTGATCACTGAGGTTTGATGAATTCCCTCTCTCTATTATTTTCTGCACCACCAACAGTTATAAACTTGCAACGCTCTTTTTCTAGGTCGCATCAATAGTTGGAGACTTCGGAGACTCCACATATTACTACGGAAATGGGAAAGAAAATCCGGCCACATATTACTAGACATTTTTTATCACAGAACAGTCCTTCTTGGGTAAATCACTTAGAACAGAATCACTTCGGTAGTGTATCGGGTAGTTTTGGAATTTCAATTGAATAATTGATTTATATGGGTCTGAATGCAGGATCTAATGTTGTGGGATTCACTGGAGAGAAAGTTTCCTCTATGGCAAGAACCTCTTTTGTATACAGTTAAAAACTATGGAAGCGTTAAGAGAATATACGTTGTTGCGAAGGAAGATAAATTACTTGTGGAGGCGTACCAGAGAAAGATGATTGCAGAGAATCCTCCACAAATGGTTTACGAAATtgaaggatctgatcataccataGTGTTTTCCAAGCCTCTTCATCTGGCTGAGGTGCTCATACAAATTGCTAAGATATGTGTGTGAAAGTGAAGCAATCAGATGCAGATGGATTTTAGTAAAATTTGGGACATCTCAAAATCCTACAATAAACTTTGTCACATGTCAATTATTATATACTATTAAACTTTATCGCAGGCCAAAGTTATTAATTTTGTAGCATTGTAACGGTGAAATTATTATACTATGTTTGACAAGAACAAATATACAGCAATTacgttttgacaattttttaaatATACATAGGGATCATTGATTCTGCAGCGGTATTTTTTAATTATCTTGGAATTACTAAGTAAAATTTTATATCAAATATGGTTCCTGCAATTTTggttaattaattttctaaaaga encodes:
- the LOC131053685 gene encoding methylesterase 8-like, with amino-acid sequence MCHFVMVHGSGYGAWCWYKVADLLLKAGHTVSSLDMAGGGIDPRDADTISSLQEYNQPLTDFFTALPSDEKVVLVGHSAGGFNLSFTMERFPDRIAAAVFVTAFMPLSGTTFSDVITELETSETPHITTEMGKKIRPHITRHFLSQNSPSWDLMLWDSLERKFPLWQEPLLYTVKNYGSVKRIYVVAKEDKLLVEAYQRKMIAENPPQMVYEIEGSDHTIVFSKPLHLAEVLIQIAKICV